The Halichoerus grypus chromosome 14, mHalGry1.hap1.1, whole genome shotgun sequence genome contains a region encoding:
- the TNFSF15 gene encoding tumor necrosis factor ligand superfamily member 15: MAENLGLGFGETASVEMLPEEGSCTPKARGRLAARSSVRWALTCCLVLLPILAGLTTYLLVGQLRAQGDACVFQTSKGQEFGPSHQRAYAISGAGGDKPRAHLTVVRQSPTQSLKNQFPALHWEHELGLAFTKNRMNYTNKFLVIPESGDYFVYSQVTFRGTTSECGEIHQGSRLNKPDSIIVVITKVTDSYPEPTQLLMGTKSVCEVGSNWFQPIYLGAMFSLQEGDKLMVNVSDISLVDYTKEDKTFFGAFLL; encoded by the exons ATGGCGGAGAATCTGGGGCTGGGCTTCGGGGAAACAGCCAGTGTGGAAATGCTGCCTGAGGAAGGCAGCTGCACGCCCAAGGCCAGAGGCAGGCTGGCAGCCAGGAGCAGCGTGCGCTGGGCTCTCACCTGCTGCCTGGTATTGCTACCCATCCTGGCAGGACTCACCACCTACCTGCTCGTGGGCCAGCTCCGGGCCCAAGGAGATGCCTGTGTGTTCCAG ACTTCAAAAGGGCAAGAGTTTGGACCTTCACATCAGCGAGCTT ATGCAATTTCCGGAGCTGGTGGAGATAAGCCAAGGGCACACCTGACAG TTGTCAGACAAAGTCCTACACAGTCTTTGAAAAATCAGTTTCCGGCTCTGCACTGGGAACATGAACTTGGCTTGGCCTTTACCAAGAACCGGATGAACTACACAAATAAATTCCTGGTGATCCCAGAGTCGGGAGACTACTTTGTTTACTCCCAGGTCACGTTCCGAGGAACCACATCTGAGTGTGGTGAAATCCACCAAGGGAGCCGACTGAACAAGCCAGACTCCATCATCGTGGTCATCACTAAGGTAACAGACAGCTACCCCGAGCCGACCCAGCTCCTAATGGGGACCAAGTCTGTGTGCGAAGTAGGCAGCAACTGGTTCCAGCCCATCTACCTAGGGGCCATGTTCTCCTTGCAGGAAGGGGACAAGCTGATGGTGAACGTCAGTGACATCTCTTTGGTGGATTacacaaaagaagataaaacttTCTTTGGAGCCTTCTTGCTGTAG